The nucleotide sequence TAAAGTTGTGGGGGAACTTGTTGTTTTAACAGAACGGTAGGGATGAAAATATTACTGGAGTGGGTTGAGGAGATAatgggaagaggagaagaagtGGATATGGTCACTCCTTCAaggaattttacttatttaatttttataacagtgTCTTATTATTTTCACAATTTTATGGATGAGGGCTGGGAAACAGAGTTTAAATTACatgtccaaggttacacagctataAAGTGTCCAAGCACAGATTCAAACCTAGTTCTGCCTGACTTAAACAAAAGGTTATGCCTTTTAACCATAATGCTATACTACCCCTTTCACATAAAAATTGACGTTGTTTTTAAGAAtagtttgctttaaaatataggATATGTCTAATGTATGTAAAATTCACTTTGCCTGGGAAggacttaaaagaaaacaagagatttTAGAGCGGCTTAAAGAGCAGGTAAGAGGTTGTGTAACTGCCCATTGGAAAGGACATGTCAGACAGTTAAAGGTCTCAGGATAAGAAAACAATGGTTTCAAATACGAGCCCTCAATCTAAAGTCATAGCATTCTGCATTGTTGGAGCTGTTTTGAGATGGAGCTGCTTCTCACTAGGACACGCTGTGGAGGGGCAGAGAGGGTGATTAATGATTCTTTCAAATAACAAAAGAGCTGGGTGGAAATGTATTAAAAGTGATCTGAAGGAAGGACAAAAATCTTAGTTATCAAAGAtataattatcatcattattcATGTAAGGGaattaaaatacctttttttccaTAATCCAAAGATATGCTGATGATCTTCCAAGGTATTTCTTCTATCTCTGATCTCTCCCCTGAATTCCAGACTTATCTAACTTTTAGTTTACACCTTCAATTAGAAGTTCAGTTGGCATCTCAAGTAAATATAGAAATTATAGAAATCTGGGTTCCTTGAGCCTGTTCCTCCCTTGGTTTTCCCCACCTTGTTCGGTACCTCTTAGTTCCACAGGCCAAATAACCTAggagtcatctttgattcctaTTCTTCAATAGGAAGTCCTGTTAATTCTATCACCCAAATACATCTCAAATCCATCCACTTTTTTCCATTTCCACTGCTAGTCTAGGAAAATAGGAAAGACTATTACCTTTCCTTTGAGCTGTGGCAAAAATCTGGTCTCTGTTTCCACTCTTGGTCCCCATACAGTAttagtaaacttttaaaaatgtaaaccagaTTACGTCAATCTTCTGGTTTAAAATCTCCCAATAGCTTCCCAACACCCTTAGATTTTAATCTAGCCTTTGCCATGTCTTACAAGTCCCTAAAGGAGCTGGACTTGTCTACCCACCCAACCTTGTCTTCTCCTACTCTCCTCCTCATTAACTGTGTTTTAGACATACTGACCTTCTTCCTATCTTGAACATATCAAGTTCAAGGCCTTTTACACCTGTTGTTTTTACTCTACTTAAAAAGCTCTGCTCCTAAATCTTTGTATGACTAGCTCTTTCCTTTAACTCAGCTCAAATATTCCTTACCCAAGAGGCCGCCTGTGGTAGAGCTATCTAAAATCACCCCCTCCATTCTAGGTCACTCTCTtagcactattttattttccttatagcTGTTATCACTTTCTGAATTATGTTgattatttactcattcattcttgGTTGTCTATTTCCCCCATTTAAATGAGAATAAGGACCTTACTCCAGTTTTATGTTTttcacctctgtgtccccagcatctgTGATTTCAGGCATATAAGAGaaactcaataataaatatttgttgagtgaatgcaaTTATATACTGGTAGCTTCTGGCATTTCCAGCCCAGAGGCATGAGcctagcatgaaaaaaaaaaaaaagcacctgaaTTTCAGATGAGGGAATTCCTGCTAGCTCTTCCCATCTTGCTAATGGCTCCAAACTTTCTGCCACTTCAGTCTCCCCTATCCAACATGGGCTTACCAGCCCTCTGCCCAACCACAGAGTAAAATGAACATCTGCCTCTGCACAAGGACGATGAGGACGGAGGGCTGCCCCAGGCATTATGATGTGGCTGTGAGATCTCCAAGGGACATTCAGTTAGCCGTGTAAGTGCTTTGCCCACACTCTGGAATTTATGCACAACTGGACACTTATGACAAGTTTTACTTTTTCAACTATGtctacttaatttttaaactttgtctTTGGGAAGCTGGCAGAGAGAGGCTATTGTGTCTCAAGAGGCAACATCTATCTTCaggtaattttgtgtgtgtggggggggtgttttttgtttttgttttttgccaggAAGGAGtagtctttcatttttcttgggagaCAGTTAGTGCCCAATGGGGTCCACCCCTCTTCCACACCAACCTGCATCTACATACTGTGCACCCGCCTTTCCTTCCCTATTTCTTCAGGCTCCTTCCTGAtacttcccacctccctcccttcttaCAAATGGTAGAAGTGaggcatttattaaatatttttagtcaACATTTGCAAGTATTATGTGCCCCCTTCTACAGTCCTAAGAGATGGATGCTATCAATTTCTACAGGTAAGAAACAGACCCACCGAACTGAAGAAACTTTGCTTTGGGTCACCCAACTCGTAGGTGGTCAAAGTCAGGATTTAGAACAAAGGGCTCTACGGGCTTCAGGGGCCCAAGGTCGGAATCTCCCACTCCTCAGCTTCCCGATGGAGAGCGTTAACTACCCACGTGCAGGGCAGGGGACCGGATTACATGGGTCAGCCTAGGACCACCCACCACACGCCAGTCAAGGAGACGAGAAAGAAAGCCTCATAAAACGGTGGATGGGGTGGAACTAGAGCAATCTGTCCATGGTACAAAGGAGGGGGAGAAGTCAGACCCAGGAATCACAAGGCAAAATGGCAGGAACGGACGCGTGTGACGCCGGGCGCTGAGGCCTGCGGGGACCGGCCACGCAGAAGCCGCCCGCACCGGTCCGGGGCCGGCGACGACCAAAGCCGCAGGGAGGTGACAGGCCCGCGGGACGCGTCGCCCGGCACCACCAGCCCCGCCGCCCCCCGGCCCGACAGTCCCGACCGCGGACGCCCGGGGCTCCAAAGAAGGGTCCGCTCGGCCACCCTCCCCAGCAGGCCCGCCTTCAGCCGTCCCGGGCCCGGACGGGGCTCCCGGGGAGCGCCGCCAACGCAGATGCCTGGCGGCCGGGCTCGGCCCCTTCAAAGGCCGCAGCGCTGCGCTGGAAATGGAATACGCGAGAAACGCGGGTGTGCCACAAAGGCCCCACGGAGTTGGGGAGAAGAAGCGGGCAGAAGCCCTCACCTCATGGTGGCTGGGCTCTGAGTCCGTCTTGGGAGGCGCCGGTCCTCTCCGCTTCTCCCCTCAGCGCTCGGCTGCTGCGCGGACTGAGCGGCCccgtgcgtgtgcgcgcgcgcgagCAAGATGACCGCAGCGCTAGTCCGCGTGCGCGCGCGCGGGGGCGTCCGCTTTGTTCAAGGCAGGACCCGAGCGGGAAGAGGAAACTAGAAAGTGAATCTGATCCCCGACTAGGCGGAGTCCAGCCCCGGAAAACAGAAACTTCTGGAAGAGCTAGTTGAGTGGGCCCCGGAGCCGGCTGAGGAGTCTCAGTGAGAGGTTTGCGCGGCGCGGGGTCGTTCGGGGTGGAATTTACAGCTGGGCCTCGAGACTTCGGTATTGGCTCTCACCTATCTCGCTGAGGCCACTTGCCTCAAGATTAGCTTTCTTGGGGatggttgtttgttgttgttgttgttttaactaaAATGACAGGAGATTGCTCAGCGTTATTTTGGTTGGGTGGAGGCGATGCTCTTTACAGCTTTCTGCGTCCTAGGCTGGAACTCAAGTCTTGATTCAGCCAACACAGGTGCAGTGCCGTGCACTTGTGCCATGATTTCCATTGGGTAAATCTAGAGAAACTTGGGGGCCAAAATGTGTATACATTCAACATTTTGGTAGCTATTGCCGAATAGCTTTGAAAAGATGTTTATACACCCCCCACCCACAATTGTATGAAAGTTCCCTTGCCTTCCATGCCCTTGCCAACCGAGCTTCCTATAATAAGGTCCCAATAAAGATGAGGTGGTATTAGGAATCTAAGCAGAAAATAGCGAACGCCAATACACTAAAAATTTTGTCCCCTTCGAattcaatcattcatttcttcaacaagTTTTATTAAATAACTCCTAAGAGCCAGACATTGCTGAAGGCCCTGTCAATATAGCTGGGAATAAAAGAGGCAAGGGGCAAGCCCTACCCCGTTCACCGTCTTCTGCATTTTGTTCCTGGTTGTGCACAGAGAGGGGAGATAATTCTCAAACTTTGAGAAAACGTGTTCATCATCGAAACGTTTCAAAGGCACCAGCTTATCACTTTTATACCATCCTAGTCACTTTGCTTTCAAATGAATGGGCAGTGATGTACAGTTTTTACTATGTGGTCACTAGTTTTAAAAGTGCTgactttttcattcagttttgcTGGAAAAAGGGGCCTGTAGATAAAGTCAGTTCTTGCTTCCCCAGAATCACGGCAAACATGGCTAACAGTGTAGGTACAGAAGTGTAGTTAGTTGTGTGTTTGTGATTTTATTGCTCTCCTATTTGTTTGGAGATAATTTTTAGTGTGAGAGGTAAAGATAAAgaacatataaaacattttttgttaggtggtgctatggagaaaaaagcagagagaaggtTGGAGTGCAAAGtgttttgctgttataaatacCTTGGTGAGGGAAGGTTTCACTGAGAACGTGACAGTTGAGCAAAGATCTGAAGGGGGTGAACGAATGAGCACTGTAGATATGGGGCTAAGGAAGAGCGTTCCAGGCTGGGGGAACGGTAAGTGCAAGGCCTGGAGGTGCAAGCATACTTGGCAAGCGCAGATGGTGTGGTTGGAGTGCAGAGAGTAGGGAAAACGTCCTAAGAAATGAGGCCGGAGCGGTAATGTGGATGTGTACACACCCACCTACACAGTGGGTGTGTAGTCTGTTGTAATGTTTAAGTGGGAAGCCACATTTTAGAAAAAGTACTGAATGGTTTATTTGGAGGTAGAAAAATAAGCCCAGAATTTCCTCCTTCCTAAGGATGTAGAACATTTAATAGAGCTCTGTTTGAAAAAATTTCCAGTGCGTAGGTagtgttttttcttccttgttcgtactcctttcctttcctttcttttagctGTATCTGGGCCAAGAGATAGTCTTTGCTTATTAAGGTTTGCGTGGACAGCAACTAAACAATCAATGATAaaaaccaaaagggaaaaaaggatcCTGGTTATCATCTTATATTGTTTAGGAATTCAaattcagaaagacaaaaaccatctataaaaattttaaaggaatatacACTTTCACGATTGGGAAGAAGCAAAGACCCGACTGTTGAGTAGGTGTTGAACATGCTGAAAGTACTGGATGGAATTTGAATCTCAGTCTTTTTTTCACAGACTGTTGGATTGGGTGGATTCTTGGGAAAATTAATCGTGTATTACCTTCTGAATTTATTCTCATCAACCTGTGAaacacagcaactagagaaaaagagaaatagaacatGAAACATGGCAGCTGATCAAAAATCTGCTTGGGAAACTGAAACTTAAGTAATAACTCTTCCAAGAAATAGATATAagccagagtttctcaaccttgacacTATTGACAGTTTAGGATGTTTAAGCAGCAATCTTACATCTctccactagatgtcagtagcacccTGCAGTTGTGACAAATGAAATTGTCTCCATATAATGCCAAAtccaactttttttgttttttgtttttgtcccgAGGGGCAAaatcctcctcttccctcttccccacagTTGAGAATCATGTAAGTAATACCCTCATGTATATACCTAATTTATTTGAATTAGTCTTCCAGCACAGCCCGAAAGAaagaggaggtggactttaggtAGGAGAGGGAAAGTGGATACAGATGAAGGGAAGTTGGGGGTGATACTGGAGTTCAAGAGATGGCCTGGGTGAGAGGATTGATATCCAGGGGAATGGCAGTAAAGGCCTACTCCCTTCAGCATGGGCTTCAAAGTGGAGGTGCCTGTATCACATTTGGTCTGGCTGGGGACAAGATACAGAGCTATGGACACAGACTGAGGGTGGGCAGTTCAAGCTGGGGCAGGCTGTAGGGTAGAGGCTTTTAGTCCCAATGCAGTTCCAGCTCTAGCAGCATCGTGAGAATAGAGACATTGGTGGCCAGGATGATCCTCAAGGAGGCAGAGCCAGTGGTGGTGGGTAGACAGCAGTTAGCAAGGACTTGGGCTGGGGCACCTATAATAGTAGTGAATGGCAGGAGGTATGGCTTGGCTTGATTCAGGGTACATGAGAGACCCCCGCTGGGCACCTGGGGGGAACTCTAAATAAGGACACCGACTGAGGTTCTGTCAGTCATTTCCATGGGAGTAACAAGCTCCTGAAATTCAGCTGTCAATCTAAAGCCATCAGTTACCGCTTGGTAATCCCTGGATATATTCATTTGTAAGCTTGGCAATAGTATCTTTAGTACCAAAGAGCATCTGTTTTCCTGGATTTGCTGCTTGTTGTTTTCCTCTGCAAACATCCAGGCTGTCACACAttttagttttactgagctcCGGGAAGTGCAGAGATCTCTTCCAGAGTTGGGAAGGATGGGAGAGAGAGGTGGTATTAGGTTATAAGTTATACACACTTAAGTAAATGTGATCTCTGAAGGTTGTCAAACACATCTCACACAAACACCTTACATAATCCAgagatttattttactttatttattttattttattttatttattttactttattttattttactttattttattttatttttaatttattatttaatttttaatttatttattttatttttaatttatttaattatttattttaatttattttattttaatttattttaatgagctCTGCTTTCTGGGTACAAACGATGTATAACAATACCTGGGAAAAACTGCCTAGTTGAGAATTGACCACTTATCcaataattatttacttttaatatttctgacTCGGGGAATTGGCAGTGAGTTAGACTTATTTTAGTACCTTACAGCCTCCTCCCACCAACACAAGCACTTTAAGTTATGTTTTTGTTAATCTAATAAATCTCTTGTTTTAGTGATAAGGAAATTGTGAAGATTGCTTCTGTGTAACTCTGATGCCTGCCCCTCAATGATATAAATTTTGCTCACTTCATTTCCTATAGAATTTCAGTAGAAAGCCAAAGCCTTGCCCAatatttctgggaattccctggggacTTGTATTTTCTGTGGATTAGGGGTCCGCACCAGGAAATACAGGCAGCCTCCAGAATCTGGAAAAGGTACCAAAAGAAttgtcccctagagcctctggagggaatttgtgccaacaccttgatttcaggccAATGAAACCAATTTCAGACTTCTCATCTCTAGaaccataagataataaattagtgtggttttaagccaccaagtttgtggtaatttattagaGCCACGACAGGAAATTAATACATCCTCCCCCCCAGACACAcacaagaatgaaaaaacaataacattgcttccttaattttccttttaaaaacattatttgttgTGCATTGTCTATCAATAAAATATCATAATCAAAGATGATTGCTACAGACGGTCTCTCAGATCCTTTAGCatccttttaatatttcttttttcttttttttaacatctttattgttaAAGAGTATAATTGCTTATTGCTTATTGTTaaagagtataattgctttacaatggtgtgttagtttctgctttataacaaagtgaatcagctatacatatacatatatccccatatctcttccctcttgtgtctccctcactcccacccaccctccctatctcacccctctaggtggtcacaaagcaccgagctgatctccctgtgccatgcaactgcttcccactagctatctgttttacatttggtagtgtatatatgtcagtgctactctctcacttcgtcccagcttacccttccccctccccatgtcctcaggtccattctctacatctgagtctttattcctgtcctgcccctaggttcttcagaaccatttttttgttttagattccatatatatgtgttagaatatggtatttgtttttctctttctgacttacttcactctgtatgacagactctaggtccatccgcctcactacaaataactcaatttcatttctttttatggcttagtaatattccattgtgtatatgtgccacatcttctttatccattcatctgtcgatggacacttaggttgcttgcatgtcctggctcttgtaaatagacctgcaatgaacattggggtgcatgtgtctttgaattatggttttctctgagtatatgcccagtagtgtgattcctgggtcatatggtagttctatttttagttttttaaggaaactccacactgttctccatagtggctgtatcaatttacattcccaccaacagtgcaagagggttcccctttctccacaccctctccagcatttattgtttgtagattttttgatgatggccattctgacgggcgtgaggtgataccttactgcagttttgatttgcatttctctaatgattagtgatgttgagcatcctttcatgtgtttgttggtaatctgtatatcttctttggagaaaggtcaaTACCAGCAAATGACTGAATCAATAACACTTCAAACAAAATGGCATAAAACAAGAGAAACTACTTGGCACAGTTTGACAATGAATTAAATTTCAAACATCTTCATGGGGAAAACTGACCTTTAATTGACTGTGTATTTGTTTTACTGTCTTTCTCACTAGATTGTAAGCTGCATGAGGTTTGGGGAAAATGTCTGCTTTGTTTCActgaagggtagcagaatatgccacccccaaatatgccaccTTGCcataggattattttgagctaaaggcagtTGAAAAGAAGCAGATATAAGGAAAGCTCTCTGCTCTCCCCCGTCTTCCTGAAAAAAATGTCTCTCCTCCTCTACCGGGAAGGAGAGAAGTTGATCACCTGAGACAACTCTAGTCCCTAATCAACCCAGagacacaaacagaaaaatatacataacaaaccTTATAAGCAGGCTattatcttccattagtttccctCATATATTTGCCTTCCTATAATTTGCCACTTAGAAACTAAAGTTCTTTGCCTTTGCCTTATCACTTCGCTAAAAAtgtattgtttgtttgttaggATGCTATGTAAACCCACCCCTTTGAATTACTCATCACTGGGTACTCCCCTGGATATGCCCAATGCATGTGTTAataaacttgtttgtttttctcttgttaatctgtcttttttcagtttaatttaaGGCCCAAGCCAATGAACCTAAGATGGgtacaggaaaaataattttccctcccCTACATCACCATAGTATTTTTGGTATCTAGCACTGAAAACTATTTattgataaaatgaataaattgaacattttattttacgtaagtccagtgggtttttttttaatagatctttattggagtataattgcttcacaatactgtgttagtttctgttgtacaccaaagtgaatcagccatatgcatacacatgtccccatatcccctccctcttgagcctccctcccatcctctgtatcccacccctctaggtcatcacaaagcaccgagctgatcttcctgttctctgcagctgcttcccactagctattttacaatcagtggtgtatatatgtcgatgctactctcacttcgccccagcttccccctcccaccccgtgtcctcaagtccattctctatgtctacatctttattcctgccctgcaactaggttcatcagtatcatttttttgttttagagtccatatatagttagaatacagtatttgtttttctctttcatacttacttcactctatatgacagactctaggtccatccacctcactacagataacacaatttcatttctttttatggctgagtaatattccattgtttatatgtgccacatcttctttatccattcatctgtcgatggacatttaggttggttctatGTCAAGGCCAGTGTTTTACTTGCTACAAATCTActcaacaaactttttttttctactatatAACATTCACAGAGAAAtggttcttctctctcttcctctctctctttcacacacagaGACCTGTATAGTCTGTTTCACTATTTTCCCAATACAACCAATGTTTTATCAGGTTTGAGTAACTGTTCAAAGATTACATCATTGCAGTGAATTACATGTTTCTGAAAGCAGCAAGCAGAAAAGATGATTAGTATATGTTGATGTAAAATCAAATGATATGTAAGAGTGGTCCATATTTCAGTGCGTACAGGTCACAAACACAGAGTTCTCcaagacaggatccagcctcagGGCCTGCTCGTAGTACTCCAGGGCTTCATTCATTTCTCCTCGTACTTTGTGGGTGAACCCAAGGATGCACAAGCTTTCTATATCGGATGCATCTCTCTGAAGTTTCTTTAAAGCAAATTTCTTCAAAGAACTGATACTTTTATTCCTTGCTAATGATGCCATTTCTACTTTTACTGCTTTTAAATAATGGCTGATTGCATCAACTTCAGATTTTTTGTGAAATTCCAGAAATTGGCCATAGTGGAAATGTACCTGTTGCAGCATATATTGGTTGAGTGATTCCATGCGTAACACCTGTTGATAAGCATCTTCAGCTTTTTTGTGGTCACCTGCTTCTGTGTACATTTCTGCCAGGTCTATGTAAGCAAACTCAAATGTGGGCTTTTGTTGCACAGCAAATGCAAAATGAGATATGGCTGATTGTATTATTCTGTTGATGTTTTCTTTATCCTGTCCTTTAGGCTGCCAGTTTGTAGCTCTCTTTATTTGGATAATTTGTGACTTGTAGCAAAGCCCCATCTGGTGATGCAGCGTGACAGAGGAGGGTGTTGCTTTCAAGGCCAGTTTTAAGAACTGAAGAGCTTCATCCAGAGAGCCTTTTCTTCGGTAAAACGTGGCAGTATATCGGAAGACATAGATCTTTGAGGACCCGTTGGTCAGTGcttctttaatgtatttttctccttcagcttcTCGTCCTGCACCTTGAAGCTCCAGGGCAAGGAGAGCCTTAAGATATGCATCTTTTGGGTTTAGCCTGACAGCCTGTTGTAGGGTATTCAGACAAAATTCCCCAGTACGCTTTGCTGCTTTGTTAAAGCTCTCCAGGCGATAGACGGTGATTGCATACCCAGCGCTGAATTCAGGGTTTTCAGGGTCCACTTCCAGAGCCTTTTCAAAGCAGACCTTGGCCCGTTCATAATTCTTTCCTCCACATTTCAGCAAGGCCCATCCTTCCTCACAGTCCATATAAGGACACTCCATTCTATAGCTGGAGGAATTTGCAAGCTTCCTGCGAGTGTTCTTCACCTTGTCCAGGTAAATCTGGGCTTCTGCATGTCGGCCCATGTGGTAATGCAGCCAGGCATAGTCGCCCCAGGTAACCAGACTTCTCATGTCTGAGTGGTTGGCATGTTCTTGCTGGGTTAAGTCTTCAGCTTCTTTCAAACTCTTCAAGGCTTCCTCATTCTGGCCTCTCAGGTGTTTCACATAGGCCAGTAAGTTGTATATTCCCACTTTGTATGTGTTGTCTAGGAACTCAATCTCCTCCAAGACCCTGTTTTCTAATTCAGGTATTTCAGTGTCGTCAATGACCAACTCCCATGTAAAGTGACATCTCAACTGTTCCAGTTTATCCTTGATCTGATCTTCATCAGCATTAGtactataaaaacaaaagcagatttTCTTTGTTAGGTGACAAACAGCCAATAGAAATAAGCTAGACAAAACACTGCGTATTTAGAGCT is from Globicephala melas chromosome 16, mGloMel1.2, whole genome shotgun sequence and encodes:
- the LOC115857757 gene encoding interferon-induced protein with tetratricopeptide repeats 1-like, which gives rise to MSTNADEDQIKDKLEQLRCHFTWELVIDDTEIPELENRVLEEIEFLDNTYKVGIYNLLAYVKHLRGQNEEALKSLKEAEDLTQQEHANHSDMRSLVTWGDYAWLHYHMGRHAEAQIYLDKVKNTRRKLANSSSYRMECPYMDCEEGWALLKCGGKNYERAKVCFEKALEVDPENPEFSAGYAITVYRLESFNKAAKRTGEFCLNTLQQAVRLNPKDAYLKALLALELQGAGREAEGEKYIKEALTNGSSKIYVFRYTATFYRRKGSLDEALQFLKLALKATPSSVTLHHQMGLCYKSQIIQIKRATNWQPKGQDKENINRIIQSAISHFAFAVQQKPTFEFAYIDLAEMYTEAGDHKKAEDAYQQVLRMESLNQYMLQQVHFHYGQFLEFHKKSEVDAISHYLKAVKVEMASLARNKSISSLKKFALKKLQRDASDIESLCILGFTHKVRGEMNEALEYYEQALRLDPVLENSVFVTCTH